In the Capra hircus breed San Clemente chromosome 17, ASM170441v1, whole genome shotgun sequence genome, AAGGcctgccctgggctggaggaCTTGCCTCCCCAGGATGGCTCACATCGCTGCCGGGCCTCCCCGCAGGCTGCTCCCGTGTCCGCACGGGTGGAGCAAGTGATCCTGCCCTGGACGCCTCGCCCCTTTCCTTCACCGGTATCTCGCAGGCCACATGGGTCAGCCCCATCGGAAGTGGAAGAGCATGCATACCGTGAGGCGAGGACCACCTGGGTCTCGCGACAGGTCTTGGTAGCTGCCTGCCAAATGCCACAACTTGTCTGCtgccttatctgtgaaatgggactgCCTCCCAACCACCGGGAGGTGGGTTAGGAACCCCAGGTGCTGTGAACAAGAGGTGTGGGGCAAAGCTGTAGGCCCGGAGCCTCGCACATACTAAGCGCTCATAGGAGACAGCCTCTAGGGTGCCACCGCCATCGGCTCCCACAAACGCTGGAGGGACCCCAACTGGCTGAGGGTCCTGCTGACCAGCGGGGGCCAGGCAGGCCCCTTCTGTCCACGAATGGGAACGAGAAACAGGCATTGCTGGATTTTTTTTCGCCTCCTTCTTCTTAAGGTTTTAAACACCTAATTTATTCCATCCATTAGATAGATTTTGTAGATTTAATCATTTTCACAGTTGGTGGCTCATTGGATACTCAAGATAAACTCCAAATGAAAGTATAATGGTGAGGACAAATGAGTTTTCACACCACAATGGCAGAAACTTGCTTGGGAAGAGAGTTTAAGGGGAACAAAAATACATACAgatatcatttttttcccccgGCAGCCGCTTTTGCTGACTATAGTAGGTTACCACAGTTAATTTCACCAgttttgttcatctgtaaaattgcaTAAAAGTGACATTTTTGTGCTCATTATAGCAACTGCTGATTTATGGCTGGTAAATGAAGAACTGGGCCCTTTTTTGTGGGACTCTCCGAGCGGCGCTAAGTGCCCATGAAATTGCTTGTATAATGTAGTTTAAATCCAATCTCAGAGAAAGATTCCCCCGTTGGCCAAAGTGACATTTCCATTCTCCACACCGAGTTTATTTTAGGCCActtgtggtggggggaggggggcggttgCCTCAGGCAGGGTCAGGATGGGGGACCTGGGTCAGTTCCACCCACCCAGCATTCATCGGGGCCACAGGGATGGGTGGGTACTGTCACCAGCCTCCTCCTTCCCCGCTGCCCTGCCCACCTCGGGGCAGAGGAGCAACGTCCTCCTGATACACGGTCTTCCTGCCCCGCCCCTCCCTGGCCAAGAACCTTCCGTGGCCACCAGGGCCTTGGCCCAGGGCTCCTGAGGCAGCACAGCTGACCCCGCATCCAGGCAGTTCCTTGTGGCCGGGTTTCTGTCCTGGGCACCGCATCCCTGACTGGTACCCACGAGAGGCCATGAGACCCTCTCCCCAAGTTAGGACGACAGGACTCGTCTGCGGACGACCTGGCCAGTGTACCCTGGGGACAGAACCATCGGGAATTCCTGCCCCGTGGTGAAGAGGCCCTGCTCGGGCCTGACGCCCTCCTGGGCTGCCCGGGCTGGGCTTTCCTCCCGCACGCCTGCCCTGCGCTTCTGCTCCTCCTCTGGCTCATCATTCCCACgggggccccgccccgcccccgcgccttTGCGCGtggcttctgcctggaatgcattcccctcctccctcaccccTTCAGCCCTGCCCTAGCAGAGACACTCTTCTCCTCCAGAAAGCTGCCTCTGGAGAACCCGGGGCTGAGGCTCCCCTGTGTCCCCACGCTCCCTGTGTGTCCCCATCATAGCACTCGGGTCGCTCAGATTGGCTGTGAGTCCTCAAGggggtctgcctgccaatgtgggagacgtgggttcgatccctgggtggggaagatcccctgggagaaggaaatggcagcccactccagtactcttgcctggaggatcccctggacagaggagcctggcgggctacagtccacggagtcacacagagtcagacacgatttaacgACTGAGCACTTAGGCTCACATCTCGAGGGTTGGGGGGAGGCTCAGGGAAGGTAGGATGTGGCGGGTCACCTTCCCGTGGGTGGGGAGGCGGTGGGGCTTGCACTCTGTCCCAGCCACGATGCCAGGCCCACCCATGCACAtgccctgccccttcctctcccGGGAAGACCCTTGTGCCAGGCAGATGGAGGGTCATAACACACGTGGAGAGACCCACTTCTGCTGAGGCTCTGCCACTCAACTTATTAAACCTCACAGCAGCCAGGAGAAGCAGTGTTAGCAGCAGCATAaacccattttgcaggtgaggaaactgaggctcagggtggTAAacccctccctgcccttccccaaGACTCACTGCTGGGCTCCGGGGGATGCCCTTGGCGGGGGAGGAAGGCAGTGCGCCATGAGAACTTGTGGGGTCCTCCTCGCCCAAGGGCTCAGCCAAGTCTTGGTCTCCCAGCGCCTGCTCTGTGCTGCACCCCCTGGTGGGCCGCTTGGCACGGACGTTCCCCGAGGCCGCCCTGTAGACCTGTCACAGTCATCCCCATtccacaggtggggaaactgaggctcaaccAGACCAGCCACTTGTCCAGGACCACACAGCCCCAACAAGCAGGCAGGACTCCACCCAGGCTGCCAGCTCCAAAGCCCTGGGTCTCTCCACCCACCTCCTGCAGGCCCCTCGCTCCCCTCCCCACTGCAGAGAGTGTCACAGATAGCCCTTAGGGAGGTCTCAGGAACGGGAGGGTCTCTGGAGGGGAGAAGGGGGTCTGCCTGCCGGCCACCTGCTTCCCCCGCTGCAGGGACCAGCTGTGCCCACCGACAGTGGGGACAGCTGGCCTGTCACAGAGTATGCCCTTCAAGGAatcccctagtggtccagtggttagtgctttcactgccgagggcccagggttcaatccctgatcacggaactaagaccccacgtgcagcacagcatggtcaaaaaaataaaaaatttaaaaataaaatagctcagctggtaaagaatccgcctgcaatacaggagaccccgatttgattcctgggttgggaagatctgctggagaagaaataggctaccctctccagtattcttgggcttccctggtggctcagctggtaaagaatgtgcctgcaatgcaggagacctgggttcgatccctgggttgggaagatctcctggagaagggaagggctacccactctagtactctggcctggagaattccatggactgtatagtccatggggtcgcaaagagctggacacaactgagcgacttagtggaaaaggcaatggcagcccactccaggactcttgcctggcaaatcccatgggtggaggagcctggcgggctgcagtccatggggtcgctaagggctggacacgactgagggccttcactttcactcttcactttctatggggtcgcacagagtcggacacgactgaagcgacttagcagcagcagcagagcaacttagcacacacgcacgcacaccaGAAATGACGCGGACGCCGCTAGCAGTAGGGAGGGCGAGCAGGACGAGCGCGTCCCGCAGCCACACTCCGATACCTCGAGGCCTTGAGAAGGGACAGGCCCTGCCCCCACAGCTCCCCAGATGAACCTGGAAAAGTGACCCCGAGTGGGAGAGACCCGAGAGTGTGTGATCCCTGCCCACCTGTGCCGACACCAGGAGCGGTCAGGAGTCTGGAGGGCCTTCCCCTTGGTCCCCTTGCTGTGGTTCCTGTCTGAGGGCAGGCGCAGGGGTTGCTCTGGGGACTGACCacctgccccccctcccccaacctgaGTGTCACACGAGTGTGTTCTGTGTGTGAAAGTGCAGTAAGTCTGTGATGCATGCAGTTTCCTTGACATACTTTACGCTGTGATGCAAAGCTTAAAAGTTTAGAAGGGGGGACTTGCCTGGAGGTCCAGTGCTTTAAGACTCCATGATTCCaactgcaggggccctgggttcgatccctggtcggggaactaagattccacatgccacacaggcacggcccaattttttttttctttttaatttaaaaaatttgaatgaatgaaggagcaAGTGAGGGGCTGGGAAAAGCAAGGGAGGAGCGGCTGGGAGCCCTTCCAGGGAGCTGTAGGGGGCGCGGCCTGTGGGCTAGCCTTCACCTGTGCGTCCTCCCCTCCCCGTGTCCCCCTGCAGGCGAGACGGTGGCCAGCTCCATGCATTCCTCCCGCTACCCGAGCCCGGCCGAGCTGGACGCCTATGCCGAGAAAGTGGCCAACAGCCCGCTCTCCATCAAGATCTTCCCCACCAACATCCGTGTGCCCCAGCACAAGCACCTCAGCCGCACAGTCAACGGCTATGACACCAGCGGCCAGCGCTACAGCCCCTACCCGGCGCACACGGCCGGCTACCAGGGCCTGCTGGCCATCGTCAAGGCCgccgtctcctcctcctccagcgcGGCCGCGCCCGCCGGGCCCGCCAAGAGCGTGCTCAAGAGCGCCGAGGGCAAGCGGACCAAGCTGTCGCCGGCCGCCGTGCAGGTGGGCGTCGCGCCCTACCCGGCGCCCAGCACGCTGGGGCCCCTGGCCTACCCCAAGCCGCCCGAGgcgcccgccccgccgcccggCCTGCCCGCGGCCGCGGCCCCCGCCACCGCCGTCATCCCCCTGCCCGGCCGCGGCCTGCCCCTGCCGCCCTCCAACCTGCCCTCCATCCACAGCCTCCTCTACCAGCTCCACCAGCAGTGCCAGGCCCCCGGCGCCGCGCCCGCCGCCTGCCAGGCCGTGCCCGGGCCCCCGCCCAGCCCGGCCAAGCACGGCCCGGTGCCCGGCTTCCCCCGCACGGCCTACTCGGCCACGGCCGGCCCGCCCGAGTGCCGGAAGGGCGCCGAGTTGGGCCAGGGGAGCACGCCCGCGGCCTTGACGTTGGCCGGGGCCGCCAAGCCCGCGGGCTACGCGGACGGCGGCCTGGATTACCTGCTGTGGCCCCAGaagccgcccccgccgccgcccccccaGCCCCTGCGGGCCTACGGCGGCGGCGCGCTGGCCAGCAAGTCCCCCGAGGCCTGCGGGGGGCGGGCGTACGAGCGGGCCAGCGGGTCGCCCCTCAACTGCGGCGTGGGGCTGCCCGCCAGCTTCGCCGTGGGCCAGTACTTCGCTGCCCCCTGGAACAGCGTGCTGGTGACCCCCACCAGCGACTGCTACAACCCCGCggcagcggcagcggcggcggcggcggcggcggcagcggcggcggccgcTGGGACCGAGCTGGGGCCGGGGGCCGCCCGGGAGCTGGCGGGGCCCCCGGCCGAGACCCTCTCGGGCCTGCCCAGCAAGAGCGTGTGCAACACCGCTGTGCTCAGCAGCAGCCTGCAGTCGCTGGAGTATCTCATCAACGACATCCGGCCGCCCTGCATCAAGGAGCGTATGCTGGGCAAGGGCTACGAGACGGTGGCTGTGCCCCGGCTGCTAGACCACCAGCACGCCCACATCCGCCTGCCCGTCTACAGATAAGGCCGGCCCGGCACACGCACGGACCGACGGGCAGGGCGCCGAGGAggcggggggtgggcagggagaggcAGGCTGCAGAACAGGGTGGGCGGCATGCCGGGCGGTGGGGATGGGGGACAGCCCGGCCCCGAGTGCCCCCCTGATGCCCACAGGAAAGCCAGGTTGGCGACCCGCCAGCTGCCGCCGATGGGGAGTTGGCCAGGTGACCTCTCGCTCACGACGCCCCTCCCCACCATCGACTGCCCCAGCCCGGGCCCGGGGAGGCCTAGGGGCAGCCACCCTCCATCCCAGGTCCATGCCTCCCTCCATCCAAGCTGGCGGAGGCCGGGAGAGAACAGAAGCGGTTCTTCCCGGCTGTCCAGGAGAGGCGCTCAGGCCGCAGTGGGGCGCAGGAGGAAATGTGATGGTCTGGGAGCGGGGGTGGGATCGGAGCAGGCCCCTCCCCTGGGCTTAGCTCCTCCCTCTTGAGGTCCCAGTCTCCAGGAGAAAGAGCAGCGGGGGCCCACAGCGCCTCCCTCGCACTGCCCATTCCCAGTGAAGACCAAGACTACAAGAGGCTCCGGGGAATGCTGGTCCCCCTGGTCCTCCCCTTCTAGACCCTCTTCCCCTTCCCATCATGCCTTCCCCACACAGAATCCCATCTCCATTCTCCAAATCCTGGACCACCACCTTCTCCCTTCCCACCAGGACCTattatggggggggggggctgccgGGCACAGTTGTGCAGGTTGTGTACTGCACAAGGGCAAACGCATCCGAGGAGACGTCATTTGCATCCTAGACGTGTGTGTTTATGACAGCAAATTTTCTGAACCTCGAGGAAGGGGCGGCATTGACCTATTCGCACAAAGGCGCCATAGGGGCTAACAGTGTCAGAGGGCTCAGACCCTGCTTCCTTCAGGGGTCCTCCCAGGAGCCAGTGCCAGGGCAACCTGCTGGTTTTAACTGGGAGATCCAATCCACTCCCTTTTCCTGCAAGCCACCCTCCAAGGCCTGCCCCACACCACTTGGGAGGGGGGATCAGGCATTCTTGGGGGGGACCCCCATTAAGTCCCTAAGGCCCAATTTCCCCAAGTCCTGGCCCCTCTGGCACTCTGGAAGCGGTACTGTATCTCTCTCCAAGGCCTGTTCAAGCACTAAGTGCATTTACGAATCTCTGagaatgtttttttttatatactaAAATTGACCATTATATTCTACTGTGAGAAGTACGGTCTGCactatattgttttaaaaacgaagagaaagaaaaaaaaaggaaaacacagatgGTGTCTCAGCTGTGGGATTGTTTCGTTAAGCTCTTGTGTTtgttcttcttccttcctccaccGCCCCCAACCCTTCCCCCGCCAGGAGTAAATCGGGCTGTCTTCTCCCCTGACGGGGCTCGGAGTC is a window encoding:
- the FAM222A gene encoding protein FAM222A encodes the protein MLACLQRTQNAPGQHLACPTKSLELRKCETVASSMHSSRYPSPAELDAYAEKVANSPLSIKIFPTNIRVPQHKHLSRTVNGYDTSGQRYSPYPAHTAGYQGLLAIVKAAVSSSSSAAAPAGPAKSVLKSAEGKRTKLSPAAVQVGVAPYPAPSTLGPLAYPKPPEAPAPPPGLPAAAAPATAVIPLPGRGLPLPPSNLPSIHSLLYQLHQQCQAPGAAPAACQAVPGPPPSPAKHGPVPGFPRTAYSATAGPPECRKGAELGQGSTPAALTLAGAAKPAGYADGGLDYLLWPQKPPPPPPPQPLRAYGGGALASKSPEACGGRAYERASGSPLNCGVGLPASFAVGQYFAAPWNSVLVTPTSDCYNPAAAAAAAAAAAAAAAAAGTELGPGAARELAGPPAETLSGLPSKSVCNTAVLSSSLQSLEYLINDIRPPCIKERMLGKGYETVAVPRLLDHQHAHIRLPVYR